The genomic window AAACTGTTCGATATTGAAATTGCTCAGGCCTATATGCCTTACTATTTTTTTGTCAACAAGATAGTCAAATGCCTCCATAGATTCTTTTATATCAATAAAAGGATTAGGGTTGTGTATTACATATATATCTATATATTCAGTACCGAGACGGGAAAGACTCTTTTCTGCTGAATTTAATATATCTTTATAATGGAGATTCATTGGCGCAACTTTGGTAGTAAGTATAATTTCTGCCCTGTCGTAGTTCTTTATTGCTTCTCCCACTATTTCTTCACAGTGTCCCTCTGCATACCAGGCTGAAGTGTCAATATGATTTACGCCCATTTCTATTGCCGTTCTTATTGCGGCTATATCGGCTTTATCATCATTTTCAGGGTTTCTTTTATCTCTTCCACCCATACTCCAGGTACCAAATCCAAATACCGGAAGCTCAAATCCGTTTTTAAGTTTTTTCTTTTCAATAATCATTTCTTCTTATTATATCATTATTATAAATTTAAAAAATTTCCGCTTAATGCTACAGCTATTTCTTATCTTTTCAAAATAAGTTCGAAAACTCCTCTGACTATTTTGTGACCCGCTGTTCTCCTTATTAAACCTGCGGCAGATTTTGTCATTTTAGGGCATAGGAATATTTCTTTATTACTTTTGCCTGTCAGCAATTTGTTGATTTCAGACATTTAGATTTTCCTCTTGCCTTTTTAAATAATGTATTATCCAAAAAAGTTATCTGAATTTTAATTATATTTTATCATAAAAACTTTATAAACATTTCATTTAAAAATATATTAATTAATCAAAAAGTAATAAAATAATACTAGTATCTGATTTAAATCATTTTATTTTTTTAATCTTGAAAGCAAAAAATAATAATTTAATCAAACCGGTAAATCTGTTTTTACCGATAGTTATTATTATCCTGCTTGCAGGCAGCCTTTTTATTTTCGTTTCATGTTCCAAAAAAAGCAAAGATACGGCTCTTCCGGATTA from Actinomycetota bacterium includes these protein-coding regions:
- a CDS encoding aldo/keto reductase, encoding MIIEKKKLKNGFELPVFGFGTWSMGGRDKRNPENDDKADIAAIRTAIEMGVNHIDTSAWYAEGHCEEIVGEAIKNYDRAEIILTTKVAPMNLHYKDILNSAEKSLSRLGTEYIDIYVIHNPNPFIDIKESMEAFDYLVDKKIVRHIGLSNFNIEQFAEAQKNTVNPIVCNHLHYNLKHRGPYSDGSIEYAQKNDAIVVAWRPTQKGLFGCDDISILNKMSQKYGKTPIQIAINWLISQKNIVTIPKSRNIEHLKENLGALGWKMEKNDIDILQNEFPGTVDIVENTTLTRLIQP